Proteins found in one Deltaproteobacteria bacterium IMCC39524 genomic segment:
- a CDS encoding metalloregulator ArsR/SmtB family transcription factor, whose translation MLSLFKVLADGTRLRLLRILRQGDFTVQDLMQILGMGQSRISRHLKLMSEAGLLQVEKQGTWHYYRLSFEEGFLSDLWASVEPRLAELEEQERDALGILQIMSERRKRNQEFFNQHARDWDNIHVELLNLPDYQDRLLAMIPSGGLVVEVGVGTGSLLPLLAKKGERTLGLDHSPSMIKLARETIDQQQLAGKVDVRLAEMNHLPCANDSARTVVLNQVLHHAEQPVEVFREIARVLEPGGALVAADLTRHGHDWARERLADQWLGFKQEELEKWLADTGMVLTECLEVEAISGQQSVLLFKAAIHKHHSESLIQENRK comes from the coding sequence ATGTTGAGTCTCTTTAAAGTCCTGGCTGATGGTACCCGTTTGCGACTCCTGCGTATTTTACGCCAGGGTGATTTTACGGTACAGGATCTTATGCAAATCCTTGGTATGGGGCAGTCCCGCATCTCACGTCATTTAAAGCTTATGAGTGAGGCAGGCCTTCTGCAGGTCGAAAAGCAGGGGACCTGGCACTACTATCGCTTATCTTTTGAAGAGGGTTTTTTGAGTGATCTATGGGCCTCAGTTGAACCTCGCCTCGCAGAGCTTGAAGAGCAGGAACGAGATGCTCTTGGCATCTTGCAGATCATGTCGGAGAGACGCAAGCGGAACCAGGAATTTTTCAACCAACATGCACGGGACTGGGACAACATCCACGTCGAATTGCTGAACCTGCCGGATTATCAGGATCGACTGCTTGCCATGATCCCGTCCGGTGGACTGGTGGTTGAAGTTGGCGTCGGGACCGGTAGCCTCTTGCCTCTACTGGCAAAAAAAGGTGAACGAACTCTTGGCCTCGATCATTCCCCTTCAATGATCAAGCTTGCAAGAGAAACAATTGACCAACAGCAACTTGCAGGTAAAGTGGACGTTCGCCTAGCCGAGATGAATCATCTGCCATGTGCTAACGATTCAGCACGGACGGTGGTCCTGAACCAGGTTTTGCACCATGCAGAGCAACCTGTCGAGGTGTTCAGAGAGATCGCTCGTGTCCTCGAACCGGGGGGGGCGTTGGTTGCTGCGGACCTGACCCGTCACGGTCATGACTGGGCCCGTGAACGCCTGGCAGACCAGTGGCTTGGATTTAAACAAGAAGAACTCGAGAAGTGGTTGGCTGATACCGGCATGGTGCTGACGGAATGCCTGGAGGTCGAAGCGATCTCAGGTCAACAGTCGGTGTTATTGTTTAAAGCAGCCATTCATAAACATCACTCTGAATCATTGATTCAGGAAAACAGAAAATAA
- a CDS encoding glycosyltransferase → MTHPELSIIIPTLNEAESLPLLLADLVQQQELAFEVVVSDGGSVDSTRAIVEAFFASGKLSGNCVVGPGGRGRQLNLGVGAAKAEWLLFLHADSRICDVLQLRNALEFICEYQQQQNGLMTAGRFSLEFDKRADENRYDLFYYEAKARLGRPGCIHGDQGMLMTKACLQEAGSFREDLPVMEDTSIAEVIRASGQWLLLPGVIVTSARRFQVEGINARQTLNALMMNFLAIGWFDFFFNAPDIYRQQDRTQPLQLLPFFMLIRDLLGKMPIRQRWRIWLATGGYVRGQAWQLGFALDCRKAYQGGYEPSQQTNVWLKWFDRCFEPITNHCVGRVLTALLVRLWFSWQLRFR, encoded by the coding sequence ATGACTCATCCAGAACTCTCCATTATTATCCCCACACTCAACGAAGCCGAGAGCTTGCCACTCTTACTTGCTGATCTTGTCCAGCAACAGGAGCTTGCGTTCGAGGTCGTTGTTTCCGATGGCGGATCAGTTGATTCAACCCGTGCAATTGTTGAAGCCTTTTTTGCTTCCGGGAAACTTTCTGGAAACTGTGTGGTTGGACCAGGTGGTCGAGGACGTCAACTGAATCTTGGTGTTGGAGCCGCTAAAGCTGAATGGTTACTTTTTCTGCATGCTGATAGTCGAATTTGTGATGTGCTCCAGTTACGCAACGCTCTCGAATTTATCTGTGAGTATCAACAGCAACAGAACGGGTTGATGACAGCTGGTCGCTTTTCCTTGGAGTTTGATAAGCGAGCTGATGAAAACCGGTATGATCTCTTCTATTACGAAGCCAAGGCCAGGCTCGGTCGTCCCGGGTGTATTCACGGCGATCAAGGGATGTTGATGACCAAGGCCTGCCTGCAGGAAGCCGGTTCTTTCCGCGAAGATCTGCCGGTCATGGAGGATACCTCCATTGCTGAGGTCATTAGGGCTTCCGGCCAATGGTTGCTTTTGCCCGGTGTTATTGTGACCTCTGCGAGACGTTTCCAGGTTGAGGGAATCAATGCACGGCAAACTCTTAATGCTCTGATGATGAATTTTCTGGCCATCGGCTGGTTCGATTTTTTTTTCAATGCGCCCGATATTTATCGTCAACAGGATCGTACTCAACCCCTTCAGTTGCTCCCTTTCTTCATGCTGATCAGAGATCTTCTGGGTAAGATGCCAATCCGTCAGCGGTGGAGAATATGGTTGGCGACCGGAGGTTACGTGCGGGGCCAGGCCTGGCAGCTTGGTTTTGCACTGGACTGTCGTAAGGCGTATCAAGGGGGGTATGAGCCGAGCCAACAGACAAATGTTTGGCTGAAATGGTTTGATCGTTGTTTCGAGCCTATAACGAACCACTGTGTGGGTCGTGTTCTGACAGCTTTGTTGGTCCGACTATGGTTCTCTTGGCAGCTGCGCTTTCGTTGA
- the metK gene encoding methionine adenosyltransferase: MAMTDFLFTSESVSEGHPDKVADQISDAILDAIIAEDPKARVACETLVTTGMAMIAGEITTSAYVDMPDIVRQTIKEIGYDDSSMGFDYETCAVLTSIDRQSPDISQGVSEGEGLFTEQGAGDQGLMFGYACNETPELMPMPITFAHKLTKRLADVRKSGLLNFLRPDSKSQVSIQYINDKPVRVDTVVISSQHNPDVTYENLKESIIEEVVNKVIPADLLDENTKYFINPTGRFVVGGPMGDCGLTGRKIIVDTYGGQGSHGGGAFSGKDPSKVDRSASYMARYVAKNIVAAGLADKCEVQLAYAIGVAEPVSVMINTFGTGEIPSNEIARVVREEFDMRPRGIVETLDLLRPIYRKTAAYGHFGRELPEFTWERTDRVASLQKLAGI; encoded by the coding sequence ATGGCAATGACAGATTTTCTCTTCACCTCTGAATCAGTTTCCGAAGGGCATCCGGACAAGGTCGCCGACCAGATTTCCGACGCCATCCTCGATGCAATAATCGCCGAAGACCCAAAGGCAAGGGTTGCCTGTGAGACTCTCGTAACAACCGGCATGGCAATGATCGCCGGTGAAATTACAACCAGCGCTTATGTCGACATGCCTGATATCGTGCGTCAGACCATTAAAGAGATCGGTTATGACGACTCTTCCATGGGCTTTGACTACGAAACATGTGCGGTTTTGACCTCTATCGATCGGCAGTCTCCAGACATCTCCCAGGGTGTGTCTGAGGGTGAAGGCTTGTTTACTGAGCAGGGCGCCGGTGACCAGGGTTTGATGTTTGGTTATGCCTGCAACGAAACTCCTGAGTTAATGCCGATGCCGATCACCTTTGCACACAAGCTGACCAAGCGTCTTGCTGATGTGCGTAAAAGTGGACTCCTGAATTTCCTGCGTCCAGACAGCAAATCGCAGGTATCGATCCAATACATCAATGATAAACCGGTCCGGGTCGACACCGTGGTCATCTCTTCGCAGCATAATCCTGATGTCACTTACGAAAACCTTAAGGAATCAATCATTGAGGAAGTTGTTAATAAAGTAATTCCTGCTGACTTGCTGGATGAGAACACCAAGTATTTCATCAACCCGACTGGTCGATTTGTCGTCGGCGGCCCTATGGGTGATTGCGGTTTGACCGGTCGTAAAATCATCGTCGACACCTATGGTGGTCAGGGCTCACATGGTGGCGGTGCTTTCTCCGGCAAGGACCCCTCCAAGGTTGACCGTAGCGCTTCTTACATGGCTCGCTATGTTGCCAAGAATATTGTCGCTGCGGGTCTGGCTGACAAATGTGAAGTTCAGCTTGCTTACGCTATTGGCGTTGCAGAGCCTGTTTCGGTTATGATCAATACCTTCGGTACAGGTGAGATTCCTTCCAATGAGATTGCCCGCGTCGTGCGTGAAGAATTCGATATGCGGCCTCGCGGTATTGTCGAAACTCTTGACCTTTTGCGCCCGATCTACCGCAAGACCGCTGCATATGGTCATTTCGGTCGTGAACTCCCCGAATTCACCTGGGAGCGCACTGACCGCGTCGCGTCTCTGCAGAAGCTTGCTGGAATCTGA
- the ptsP gene encoding phosphoenolpyruvate--protein phosphotransferase, whose protein sequence is MTASVKIDIAEDTILVGIAAAPGIAISRSYLVNRDRMVVIERRISPAEVKPETAAFKAAVEKSKCQLREVKEQADSKELSEHLYIIDTHLMILDDEMLIGETVSLIREDLINAEGALNRVLRKLRRVFDKISDEYLRERRSDIDSIGDRLLRNLLGETHESLADVEEQVIVVAHDLSPADTVQMDRSKVVGFVTDVGGRTSHTAILARSLGIPAVVGLETITSLLPSGLPMIIDGSTGSVILKPSPETFRDYLLRKQHYDYLESELLKFRTLTAETKDGHSLALRSNIDFVSEILPAKEQGAQGIGLFRTEFLFMSGDGPPSEDEQFGVYRTAVEQMAPFPVTIRTLDVGGDKFVPEFNLSDEVNPAMGLRAIRFSLKEVNLFRVQLRAILRASAFGPLRIMFPMISGVAEVRACKQFLERVRHDLLSESIVCGENVEVGIMIETPSAVLIADLLAKEVDFFSVGTNDLIQYCLAIDRGNEHVAYLYEPMHPAVLQALLRVCRAAENAGIAIGMCGEMAGEHMYSLVLIALGFKELSMNAGNISRVKRIMRQVEIVEVKQILERLLSLPTAEEVVAALEQEMRDRYPEVFTEIHI, encoded by the coding sequence ATGACGGCTTCGGTGAAGATTGACATAGCCGAGGATACTATCCTCGTCGGCATCGCTGCAGCACCCGGGATTGCTATCTCGAGAAGTTACCTGGTTAATCGTGACCGGATGGTTGTTATTGAGCGACGCATATCTCCGGCTGAAGTTAAGCCGGAAACGGCCGCTTTCAAAGCTGCCGTGGAGAAGTCCAAATGCCAGCTCCGGGAAGTTAAGGAGCAGGCTGACAGCAAAGAGCTTTCTGAACACCTCTATATTATCGATACTCATCTGATGATTCTTGATGATGAAATGCTGATTGGTGAAACGGTCAGCCTGATTCGTGAAGATCTGATCAATGCCGAAGGCGCATTGAACCGGGTGTTGCGTAAATTACGCCGGGTCTTTGATAAAATAAGCGACGAGTATCTGCGCGAGCGACGTTCTGATATCGACTCAATCGGAGATCGGTTATTGCGCAACCTGCTTGGCGAAACGCATGAGTCTCTAGCTGACGTTGAAGAGCAGGTCATCGTTGTCGCTCATGATCTGTCTCCAGCAGACACGGTGCAGATGGACCGCTCCAAGGTTGTCGGTTTTGTGACGGACGTCGGCGGGCGTACGTCGCATACGGCGATCCTGGCACGCTCTCTCGGTATCCCTGCCGTCGTCGGCCTGGAAACGATTACGTCTTTACTGCCGTCCGGGTTGCCGATGATTATTGATGGCAGCACCGGTAGCGTTATTCTTAAGCCTTCACCGGAAACCTTCCGTGATTACCTGCTGCGGAAGCAGCACTACGATTACCTTGAGAGCGAGCTCCTAAAATTCAGAACCCTCACTGCAGAGACGAAAGATGGTCATTCTCTGGCGTTGCGCAGCAATATCGATTTTGTGAGTGAAATTCTGCCGGCAAAAGAGCAGGGTGCCCAGGGGATAGGCCTCTTCCGAACAGAATTTCTCTTCATGTCTGGTGACGGCCCTCCTTCAGAAGATGAGCAGTTCGGTGTTTACCGGACGGCTGTGGAACAGATGGCTCCTTTCCCGGTTACGATCAGAACCCTGGATGTTGGAGGTGACAAGTTTGTTCCGGAGTTCAACCTCTCCGATGAAGTGAATCCGGCGATGGGCTTGCGTGCCATCCGATTCTCTCTCAAAGAGGTTAACCTGTTCCGGGTTCAGTTGCGGGCGATTCTCAGGGCTTCTGCGTTCGGGCCGCTTCGCATTATGTTCCCGATGATCTCCGGTGTAGCAGAGGTCCGCGCCTGTAAGCAATTCCTCGAGAGAGTCCGACATGACCTGCTCTCCGAAAGTATTGTCTGCGGCGAAAATGTCGAAGTCGGCATCATGATTGAGACCCCTTCTGCTGTTCTGATTGCTGATCTGCTGGCAAAAGAAGTTGATTTTTTCTCGGTTGGCACCAACGATTTGATCCAGTATTGCCTAGCGATCGATCGCGGCAACGAGCATGTTGCCTACCTTTACGAGCCGATGCATCCGGCGGTGCTACAAGCTCTTTTGAGAGTTTGTCGTGCGGCAGAAAATGCAGGGATAGCGATCGGAATGTGCGGAGAAATGGCCGGTGAGCATATGTACTCCCTGGTCCTGATTGCTCTCGGCTTCAAGGAATTGTCGATGAATGCCGGTAACATCTCCCGTGTTAAACGAATTATGCGTCAAGTTGAAATTGTCGAGGTGAAACAGATTCTGGAGCGGCTCCTTTCTCTGCCGACCGCCGAAGAGGTCGTTGCCGCGCTTGAACAGGAGATGCGTGATCGTTATCCTGAAGTATTCACAGAAATTCACATTTAG
- a CDS encoding HPr family phosphocarrier protein yields MPIEKMEYEIVNRLGLHARAAAQLVQTANRFLSDVMIEKDGNEVNGKSIMGLLMLAAPQGSKVNVTVSGEDAEDAMKVIGTLINDGFGED; encoded by the coding sequence ATGCCGATAGAAAAAATGGAATACGAAATTGTTAATCGTCTGGGCCTGCATGCGCGTGCCGCCGCACAGCTGGTTCAGACGGCTAATCGTTTCTTGTCGGATGTGATGATTGAGAAAGATGGTAACGAAGTGAACGGCAAGAGCATCATGGGCCTTTTGATGCTGGCTGCCCCGCAAGGCTCGAAAGTAAACGTCACGGTGTCCGGTGAGGACGCTGAAGACGCAATGAAGGTCATAGGGACTTTGATTAATGACGGCTTCGGTGAAGATTGA
- a CDS encoding PTS system mannose/fructose/sorbose family transporter subunit IID: protein MNSPRLSWLTFLRVYFRSFLFQASWNFENLQNLGFFYLVLPGLRSIYGEELSTHVQQRQVTYFNTHPYFAPLIAGTILRMEERLHAGEDVAVDPDAYKKMVMAPFAAMGDALFWGGVRPLAALIGLLLASQGSLWAPVVFLILFNLPHLFFRGAGLVLGYVQELRAIETIQKCRLPDLAIRLKESTTILIGVLCAYLSFKGCEHQDISGVWGFVLLPVVLLFAWLSHKGVTSLFLVLLTTSSLLLLALLF from the coding sequence ATGAACTCACCACGCCTTTCATGGCTGACGTTTCTCAGAGTCTATTTTCGATCTTTCCTGTTTCAGGCCAGCTGGAACTTCGAAAACTTGCAGAACCTGGGTTTCTTTTACCTGGTTTTGCCCGGGTTACGCAGTATCTACGGAGAAGAACTTTCTACGCACGTGCAGCAGCGTCAGGTGACTTATTTCAATACCCATCCTTACTTTGCACCACTGATTGCGGGGACCATTCTGCGTATGGAAGAGCGCCTGCATGCCGGGGAAGACGTTGCGGTAGACCCTGATGCCTACAAAAAAATGGTTATGGCTCCTTTTGCTGCGATGGGCGATGCTCTCTTCTGGGGTGGCGTTCGTCCCCTCGCGGCACTCATTGGCCTACTGCTTGCGAGTCAGGGCTCACTCTGGGCTCCGGTGGTTTTTCTGATCCTCTTCAACCTGCCGCATTTGTTTTTTCGCGGAGCCGGACTGGTCCTGGGCTACGTACAGGAGCTGAGAGCGATAGAAACGATACAAAAATGTCGATTGCCTGATCTGGCGATACGACTCAAGGAGTCTACAACCATACTGATAGGCGTGCTCTGCGCCTACCTGTCATTCAAGGGTTGCGAACATCAGGATATCTCCGGTGTCTGGGGTTTTGTGCTTTTGCCCGTCGTTCTCCTCTTCGCCTGGTTGTCACATAAAGGAGTGACCAGCCTTTTCCTGGTTTTATTGACAACGTCCAGCTTGCTGTTGCTGGCGCTACTGTTTTGA
- a CDS encoding PTS sugar transporter subunit IIC produces MVIADYLLAAMVAMLTGLDRVALVQVMISRPLVAAPLTGLVLGNPLLGLEVGMLLELLWLGRLPVGAAIPPDDTQVAVGATVLAFSMGEMLGLVGMPMVILAVLVAIPLGKFGQIFDRLARNVNDRLAVAGLKALGSGNTNGLERRHLMGLISFAVSSLATACVIVLIGSVVLFYTAPQLIGAVRDTGLSLQYSLIIVGAASLLGTINVNRSISLFCAAFSGTLLVLWMR; encoded by the coding sequence ATGGTCATTGCTGATTACCTGCTGGCTGCGATGGTGGCTATGTTGACCGGACTCGACCGGGTCGCCCTGGTGCAGGTTATGATATCGCGACCCCTGGTCGCGGCCCCTTTAACCGGGCTGGTCCTCGGCAACCCTTTGTTGGGACTTGAAGTCGGGATGTTGCTTGAGCTGCTCTGGCTAGGTCGTTTGCCCGTGGGGGCTGCTATCCCTCCAGATGACACCCAGGTGGCGGTTGGCGCGACAGTGCTGGCATTCAGTATGGGAGAAATGCTTGGCCTGGTCGGAATGCCGATGGTGATTCTGGCCGTTCTGGTCGCCATTCCTCTCGGTAAGTTTGGCCAGATCTTTGATCGGCTGGCGCGCAACGTCAATGACCGTCTTGCTGTTGCTGGATTGAAAGCACTCGGTAGTGGCAATACCAATGGCCTGGAGCGTCGCCACTTGATGGGGTTGATCAGTTTCGCCGTGTCCAGTCTGGCTACGGCCTGTGTCATCGTATTGATCGGCAGTGTGGTTCTGTTTTACACGGCCCCACAGCTTATCGGAGCGGTCAGGGATACCGGTCTGAGCCTGCAGTACAGTCTGATTATAGTCGGAGCGGCATCATTGCTCGGTACGATCAACGTCAATCGCAGTATCTCTCTTTTTTGTGCTGCCTTCTCCGGGACCCTTCTGGTCCTGTGGATGAGGTGA
- a CDS encoding PTS sugar transporter subunit IIB: MSIVLARIDSRLVHGQVLEAWVPHVNADCIVVANDDVAAASFQCMVMQAAVPSSIKLIIGTLEETACILSSAELLRKRVLLLFATSDDALKVRTLGVEYPKLNLGNMHSSDGKDRYTCTIALDHEDIEKLQEIEMQGVKIVSQCVPADREQGWQKLIRSGGR; the protein is encoded by the coding sequence ATGAGTATCGTTCTGGCGCGTATTGACAGTCGTCTGGTGCATGGGCAGGTTCTGGAAGCCTGGGTCCCGCATGTCAATGCCGATTGCATTGTGGTCGCCAATGATGACGTCGCTGCCGCATCGTTTCAATGCATGGTTATGCAGGCCGCAGTCCCGAGTTCAATTAAATTGATCATCGGGACACTTGAGGAAACAGCTTGTATCCTCAGCTCTGCCGAGTTGCTCAGAAAGCGGGTCCTCTTACTGTTTGCCACATCGGATGATGCGCTCAAGGTCCGTACTCTCGGTGTTGAATACCCAAAGCTTAATCTTGGCAACATGCACTCGAGTGATGGCAAGGATCGTTACACCTGCACCATCGCACTTGATCATGAGGATATCGAAAAACTGCAAGAGATCGAGATGCAGGGAGTCAAGATCGTTTCTCAATGTGTTCCTGCTGATCGTGAGCAGGGTTGGCAGAAGTTGATACGTTCCGGAGGACGGTAA
- a CDS encoding PTS sugar transporter: MIGLVVATHGNLGAELLASAQMIIGPVLNARSVSINQENSMEDIRDAIDKAVKEVTSDEAGVIIVTDMFGGTPANVSMTFLEPQSVEVLTGANLPMLLKFFNSQENLGLDELAGILKSYSQQSIVLASEYLKR; the protein is encoded by the coding sequence ATGATCGGTTTGGTTGTTGCGACTCACGGTAATCTTGGCGCGGAACTGCTGGCTTCTGCGCAGATGATTATAGGTCCGGTCCTGAATGCCCGCTCTGTGAGTATCAACCAGGAGAACTCGATGGAAGATATCCGCGATGCCATCGATAAGGCAGTTAAAGAGGTTACCTCGGATGAGGCCGGAGTTATCATTGTTACGGATATGTTTGGCGGCACGCCTGCCAATGTCAGCATGACCTTTCTTGAGCCTCAGTCCGTGGAGGTCCTGACCGGTGCCAACCTGCCAATGTTACTGAAATTCTTTAACAGTCAGGAGAACCTCGGCCTGGATGAGTTAGCGGGGATCCTCAAGTCATATAGTCAGCAGAGTATCGTTTTGGCCAGTGAGTATTTGAAAAGGTAG
- the rapZ gene encoding RNase adapter RapZ yields MKRQLVVITGLSGSGKSTGARALEDAGFFVIDNLPLVMLPDFLSLTDHGYEKVATVVDARSCDFLGDCNDVLNRIKAEGHEVEVLFFEATDHDLVKRFSETRRRHPLVQKEGILSAINREREIMSELRSLATIILDSSGLTVHQLRQRVLAAVLGCEDHEGQLSLQVQSFGFRNGLPLGADLVFDVRFLDNPHFVEELRPKTGLDADVSDYVLSQSDYKTFLVKLKDLLFFLLPRYRQEGKTCLTIAIGCTGGRHRSVAIAEDLGPYLLGTGCNVQVNHRDVGKGES; encoded by the coding sequence ATGAAGCGTCAACTGGTTGTGATCACCGGCCTGTCCGGCTCTGGTAAAAGTACCGGCGCAAGGGCTCTCGAAGATGCCGGTTTTTTTGTCATTGATAACCTCCCTCTTGTCATGCTCCCGGATTTCCTCTCTTTGACGGATCATGGCTATGAAAAAGTTGCCACCGTCGTTGATGCCAGAAGTTGCGATTTCCTGGGTGACTGCAATGATGTCTTGAACCGTATCAAGGCTGAGGGCCACGAGGTTGAGGTACTTTTTTTTGAAGCCACCGATCATGATCTGGTGAAGCGTTTTTCCGAGACCCGTCGCCGCCATCCCCTGGTTCAGAAGGAAGGGATTCTTTCTGCCATCAACAGAGAGCGTGAAATTATGTCAGAGCTTCGCAGCCTGGCGACGATTATTCTCGACTCTTCGGGGTTGACGGTTCACCAATTGCGACAAAGGGTTTTGGCGGCGGTTCTTGGTTGTGAAGATCATGAAGGTCAGTTGAGCCTACAGGTGCAGTCCTTTGGTTTTCGCAATGGCCTGCCCCTGGGCGCTGATCTTGTTTTTGATGTACGTTTTCTCGACAATCCCCATTTTGTTGAAGAGCTGCGTCCCAAGACCGGACTGGACGCTGATGTGAGTGACTATGTCTTGAGTCAGTCAGACTACAAGACTTTTCTCGTCAAATTAAAGGATTTGCTTTTTTTCCTTCTGCCTCGTTATAGACAGGAAGGAAAGACCTGCTTGACAATTGCTATTGGATGCACCGGCGGCCGTCACCGAAGTGTCGCTATCGCAGAAGACCTTGGTCCCTACCTGCTCGGAACCGGTTGTAATGTGCAGGTAAATCATAGAGACGTCGGTAAGGGTGAATCATGA
- the hprK gene encoding HPr(Ser) kinase/phosphatase, with protein MPRLSISELLSETEAGLDLELLAGERGLSRFVQVPRIQKPGLALAGYTKNLHPDRIQVLGATELSYLSELTQHDSEKAEEHIAQLCALNICCFIITKDLAPPENLLREVESHNIPLLRSHHQSSTFISLLTQYLEERLLAQTSVHGVLVDVLGIGVLLLGKSGIGKSECALDLVIRGHRLVSDDVVKVRLKLPAVLFGEGNDLLHYHMEVRGLGIINIKHLFGVAAIRERKKIDLVIELVEWQDGHEYDRLGLEQSTYELLGVKLPLQILPVRQGRNITTLVEVAARNQLLKEMGYHSAVEFEERLEQRMAETARIHAQSIIGDNLE; from the coding sequence ATGCCCCGTCTGAGTATCTCAGAATTGCTGTCAGAGACGGAGGCCGGGCTTGATCTGGAGTTGTTAGCCGGAGAGCGTGGCCTGAGCCGTTTTGTTCAGGTCCCCAGAATTCAGAAACCCGGACTGGCCCTGGCGGGTTATACCAAAAATCTTCATCCCGACCGTATCCAGGTTCTTGGCGCCACAGAACTTAGCTACCTGTCAGAACTGACACAACATGATTCAGAAAAGGCAGAGGAACACATCGCACAGCTCTGTGCTCTGAATATCTGCTGTTTTATCATCACAAAAGATTTGGCCCCCCCTGAAAACCTCCTGCGCGAAGTTGAAAGCCACAATATTCCACTACTGCGCAGTCATCATCAAAGTTCAACCTTTATCTCCCTGCTGACCCAGTACCTTGAAGAGCGCTTGCTTGCCCAAACCAGTGTGCATGGAGTCCTTGTCGATGTGCTGGGCATCGGTGTCCTTCTCCTGGGAAAGAGCGGTATCGGCAAGAGTGAATGTGCTCTTGATCTGGTGATTCGTGGTCATCGCCTCGTTTCAGATGATGTGGTGAAGGTCCGCTTGAAATTGCCTGCTGTCCTCTTTGGTGAAGGCAACGATCTGCTGCATTATCATATGGAAGTTCGCGGCCTTGGTATCATCAATATCAAGCATCTGTTCGGCGTTGCCGCAATTCGTGAACGCAAGAAGATTGATCTCGTTATCGAGCTTGTCGAATGGCAGGATGGTCATGAATATGATCGTCTCGGCCTGGAACAAAGCACTTATGAGCTGCTCGGAGTGAAGTTGCCTTTGCAAATCCTCCCGGTTCGCCAAGGCCGCAATATCACGACCCTGGTTGAGGTCGCTGCCCGCAACCAGTTGCTCAAGGAGATGGGCTATCACAGCGCCGTTGAGTTCGAAGAACGACTGGAACAACGTATGGCTGAAACGGCCCGCATCCACGCTCAATCAATTATTGGGGATAACCTCGAATGA
- a CDS encoding PTS sugar transporter subunit IIA: MKISELLDPAAIVADLNGTGKKDVLAELTDALLKADSSLVRDDVLKVLMERERLGSTGIGDGVAIPHGKLKDIDRLLISFGLSRQGVDFDSMDGKPAHLFFLLVAPEESVGVHLKTLARISKLLKSTAVRERLQSAVDSSEIHKIIAEEEEQL, translated from the coding sequence ATGAAGATTTCGGAGTTGCTTGATCCTGCGGCGATCGTCGCAGATTTAAACGGAACGGGTAAGAAAGACGTTTTGGCAGAGTTGACAGATGCTCTGTTGAAGGCTGACTCAAGTCTCGTCCGTGATGATGTTCTGAAAGTCCTGATGGAGCGGGAACGTCTCGGCTCAACGGGGATTGGAGATGGTGTCGCAATCCCTCACGGCAAGTTGAAGGATATTGACCGCCTCCTGATCTCCTTTGGCTTGAGTCGTCAGGGGGTCGATTTTGATTCCATGGATGGTAAGCCTGCGCACCTTTTCTTCCTTCTGGTTGCTCCAGAAGAGTCTGTTGGCGTTCATCTGAAGACTCTGGCGCGCATTTCAAAGTTGCTGAAGAGCACTGCAGTGCGCGAGCGCCTGCAGTCAGCTGTTGACAGCTCTGAGATTCACAAGATTATTGCTGAAGAGGAAGAACAACTCTAA
- the raiA gene encoding ribosome-associated translation inhibitor RaiA — protein MRINVTFRHMETSEPVRNYVEEKLAKVKKYIDEPVDAQVVLSVEKKIRHKAEVSLGAKGITIKASEETPDMYAAIDGVLDKLDRQLKRYKDKIKKHKPLSGRERRVEKTIFTAESIDEGHDEPSIIKSDSFHVKPMSVDEAVMQMDLLDKEFLVFTDSSSDEINVVYRRKDGNYGLIVPQS, from the coding sequence ATGCGCATAAATGTGACCTTTCGACATATGGAAACGAGTGAGCCCGTACGTAATTATGTTGAAGAGAAGCTAGCAAAGGTCAAGAAATATATTGATGAACCTGTTGATGCGCAGGTTGTCCTCTCAGTAGAGAAAAAAATCCGACACAAAGCGGAAGTTTCTCTCGGCGCCAAAGGGATTACAATCAAGGCCTCCGAAGAAACGCCGGACATGTATGCAGCGATTGACGGTGTTTTGGATAAGCTGGATCGTCAGTTGAAACGTTACAAGGATAAGATCAAGAAGCACAAGCCGCTCAGTGGACGGGAGCGGCGCGTGGAGAAGACAATTTTCACCGCAGAGAGTATCGATGAGGGTCACGACGAGCCGAGTATCATTAAATCGGACAGTTTTCATGTGAAGCCGATGTCCGTTGACGAAGCAGTCATGCAGATGGATCTGCTTGATAAGGAGTTTCTGGTTTTCACAGATTCGTCTTCAGATGAGATTAATGTTGTGTATCGTCGCAAAGATGGTAATTATGGCTTGATTGTCCCTCAGTCCTAG